GTTCCGCATCATCACCACCGACTTCGGCCAGGAGAAGTACGCCTTCGACATCGCCCAGCCGGTGAAGAAGAAGGGTGCTGAAGGTACTGCTGCCGACGAGCTGACCGTCAAGATCGACGGCGGCGCTCCGGTCAAGTACGTGCACGTTGCTCCGCACCGTTCGGCGCATGCGGCCTACACCGGCCACATGGCGGGTCTGGACGTGGCCCGCAACGGCCTGCGCGCCTGGGCCGTGACCTCGGGCAACGAAGTCATCGACCGCCCGTACGAAACCTGGAAGGATGGCATCGACAAGTCGTTCACTCCGGAAGCGACCTACGACATCTACTGGGCCGTCAAGTAAGCCTCGGCTGACCCATGTAGTGTTGGACACGAAAACGCGCCGCTCATTGCGGCGCGTTTTTTTTCATCTGGCGCCCGGCAAGGGGCGCTGCGCAAGGAGCCTTCATGTTCAACCTGGAACGTCGCGCACGTAAGCCTTCCCTGCTCGCCTGCCTGGGGGCGCTGTTGGCCGCTGCCTCGATCGGCTTGTCCGCCTACGCTTCGCATGGCGTGGCCGATCCGTTGGCGCAGCAGCATCTGAACATGGCGGCGCTATATGCGTTCGCGCATGGTGCAGTACTGGTGGCACTCGGGCCGCGCGCGCACGGGGCGATCGCGCATCTGGCGCTGTACGTGCTGCTGCTGGGCGTGTTGCTGTTTTCCGGCAGCCTGGTGGGCGGGGCGCTGTGGCAGTGGCCGACGCGGATGGCACCGATCGGTGGCACCAGCATGATGGCCGGATGGGTGTTGCTGGCGATCAATGCGTTGAGGCGGTGACAGCAATCCGGGGAGGAGCCGAGCATGGCTCGGCTCTACATGGGATTTGCGTCGGCAGCTTTGTAGAGCCGAGCCATGCTCGGCTTCGAGCGAAGCGACCCGCTTTTGTCTTTGCTCTCTTGTTCCATTCCGTGGCGGACGCACACGGAAACTGTCAGAGGCCGGGCGGGTGGGCTGGGCAGGGGTATCCGCGCCATGGATGGCGCGGCTAAGCCTCCAGGGACGGATTCACGGCGTCCCCTGCCCAGCCTACCCGCCCGGACAGCTCCATGAATTTCGCCGTGCAGCCGCCACGAGGGGCTCAGCCGTTGGCCGGTCTCCAGCACCAGTGCCAGGGTTCATAGACGATGCCGTGC
This portion of the Stenotrophomonas sp. WZN-1 genome encodes:
- a CDS encoding DUF423 domain-containing protein, which translates into the protein MFNLERRARKPSLLACLGALLAAASIGLSAYASHGVADPLAQQHLNMAALYAFAHGAVLVALGPRAHGAIAHLALYVLLLGVLLFSGSLVGGALWQWPTRMAPIGGTSMMAGWVLLAINALRR